One Paenibacillus crassostreae DNA segment encodes these proteins:
- the disA gene encoding DNA integrity scanning diadenylate cyclase DisA yields the protein MKEANQLDIMSDLLRLVAPGTPFRDGLDNVLRAKTGALIVVGYSPEVMEVVDGGFSINCDFSPNYLYELAKMDGAIILSEDLKRILYANTQLIPDSSISSSETGIRHRTAERVARQTGKLVVSISQRRTIITLYQGNLRYTLKEIGVILTKANQALQTLEKYRAVLNQSLTNLSASEFEELVTIPEVLSVVQRVEMVLRIKSEIKRYITELGNEGRLISMQLEELVSNMEVEAWLLYKDYAREDKEDKIREVIAGLKRATDDELLDLHYIARLLGYSSSSVTSEEAVVPRGYRVLNKIPRLPNVIINNLLERFEQLPQIMTATVEELDEVDGIGEVRARNIKEGLNRLQEQVFIDRQV from the coding sequence ATGAAGGAAGCGAATCAATTAGATATAATGAGTGATTTACTTAGACTAGTTGCACCAGGTACTCCCTTTAGAGATGGATTAGACAATGTTTTACGCGCAAAGACGGGTGCATTGATTGTTGTAGGTTACAGTCCTGAGGTGATGGAGGTTGTAGATGGAGGGTTCTCGATTAACTGTGACTTTTCACCCAATTATTTATACGAATTGGCGAAGATGGATGGAGCCATAATATTGAGCGAAGACCTCAAGCGTATTCTATATGCTAATACACAGTTGATTCCTGATTCATCGATTTCATCATCTGAGACAGGAATAAGGCATAGAACCGCTGAACGGGTGGCGAGACAGACTGGTAAGCTAGTTGTATCCATCTCGCAACGTCGTACGATTATTACTTTGTATCAAGGGAATTTGCGATATACACTTAAAGAGATCGGTGTAATTCTGACGAAAGCTAATCAGGCTCTTCAGACATTGGAGAAATATAGAGCGGTTTTGAATCAATCTTTAACCAATCTGTCTGCTTCGGAGTTTGAAGAACTCGTTACAATCCCTGAAGTTCTCAGTGTAGTTCAGCGTGTAGAGATGGTACTCCGGATCAAATCAGAAATCAAACGTTATATTACGGAATTAGGAAATGAAGGACGTCTGATCAGCATGCAGCTTGAAGAGCTGGTTAGTAATATGGAAGTTGAAGCTTGGCTTCTGTACAAAGACTATGCTCGTGAGGATAAAGAAGATAAGATTCGTGAGGTCATTGCTGGACTTAAACGTGCGACCGATGATGAACTATTGGATCTGCATTATATTGCACGCCTTTTAGGGTATTCTTCATCGTCTGTCACTTCTGAGGAAGCGGTAGTCCCAAGAGGATATAGAGTCCTGAACAAGATTCCACGACTACCCAATGTGATCATTAATAACTTGTTAGAACGCTTCGAGCAATTGCCACAAATTATGACAGCAACTGTTGAAGAATTAGACGAAGTGGATGGAATTGGAGAGGTTCGAGCGAGAAATATTAAAGAAGGTCTCAATCGTCTACAAGAGCAAGTATTCATTGACAGGCAAGTTTAA
- the gltX gene encoding glutamate--tRNA ligase: MTNEVRVRYAPSPTGHLHIGNARTALFNYLFARHLGGKFIIRIEDTDVKRNVEGGEESQLKYLKWLGMDWDESIDVGGAYGPYRQTERLDIYRKYWQELLDKGMAYRCYCTEEELEQEREGQISRGETPRYSGKHRDLTEEQCRAFEAEGLVASIRFRVPEDKTFTFDDIVKGSISFTTHDTGDFVIVKKDGIPTYNFAVVIDDHLMEISHVLRGEDHVSNTPRQLMIYEALGWDAPQFGHMTLIVNEHHKKLSKRDESIIQFIEQYDKLGYLPEALFNFIALLGWSPEGEEEMFGKEELISIFNAERLSKSPAVFDQHKLAYLNNHYIKQADSDRIAKLAIPHLQQAGRLPVELNAEQEAWAKSLIALYQEQLTSASSIVELSEMFFQSDVEQEEEGKAILAEEQVPTVLAAFLAKIESTDEFTPANMAVLIKEVQKETGFKGKQLFMPIRVALTGQTHGRDLNQTIYLLGLDTVKNRLKSQINV, translated from the coding sequence ATGACTAATGAAGTGCGTGTTCGTTATGCGCCAAGTCCAACAGGACATTTACATATTGGTAACGCCAGAACGGCCTTATTCAACTATTTATTCGCTCGCCATTTAGGTGGGAAATTTATTATTCGTATTGAAGATACAGATGTGAAGCGTAACGTTGAGGGCGGAGAAGAAAGCCAACTGAAATATTTGAAATGGTTAGGTATGGATTGGGATGAAAGTATCGATGTTGGTGGAGCATACGGCCCATATCGCCAGACGGAAAGACTTGATATATACCGCAAGTATTGGCAAGAGCTACTGGATAAGGGTATGGCCTATCGTTGTTATTGTACAGAGGAAGAGTTGGAACAGGAGCGGGAAGGTCAAATTTCCCGTGGAGAAACACCTCGTTACTCCGGTAAACATCGTGATTTAACTGAAGAACAATGTCGTGCTTTTGAAGCGGAAGGTCTTGTGGCTAGCATTAGATTCCGCGTTCCTGAAGATAAGACGTTTACTTTTGATGATATTGTAAAGGGAAGTATCTCTTTCACGACACATGATACAGGCGACTTTGTTATCGTGAAGAAAGATGGGATACCAACTTATAATTTCGCCGTTGTAATCGATGATCATCTCATGGAGATTTCGCATGTATTGCGTGGAGAAGATCATGTATCTAATACGCCTCGTCAATTAATGATCTACGAAGCTTTAGGATGGGATGCACCTCAATTTGGACATATGACTTTGATTGTGAACGAACATCATAAGAAGCTAAGTAAACGGGATGAATCGATCATTCAGTTCATTGAACAATATGATAAATTGGGGTATTTGCCAGAGGCATTGTTCAACTTTATTGCTTTACTTGGATGGTCACCGGAAGGTGAAGAAGAGATGTTCGGTAAGGAGGAGTTAATCTCTATCTTTAATGCAGAACGTTTATCGAAGAGTCCTGCCGTATTTGATCAGCACAAATTAGCTTATTTGAATAATCATTATATTAAGCAAGCCGATTCAGATCGGATAGCTAAGCTAGCGATTCCGCATTTGCAACAAGCAGGTCGCTTGCCGGTGGAATTGAATGCAGAACAGGAAGCTTGGGCGAAATCGCTTATAGCTCTCTATCAAGAACAATTAACTTCCGCTTCTAGCATTGTGGAATTGTCTGAGATGTTCTTTCAGTCAGATGTTGAACAGGAAGAGGAAGGGAAAGCCATTCTTGCGGAAGAACAGGTTCCTACAGTTCTAGCTGCTTTTCTTGCTAAAATAGAAAGCACAGACGAGTTTACCCCAGCGAATATGGCAGTTCTTATAAAAGAAGTTCAGAAGGAAACAGGCTTCAAGGGAAAACAATTATTCATGCCAATTCGCGTGGCTTTGACAGGTCAGACGCATGGTCGTGATCTGAATCAAACGATCTATCTACTCGGATTAGATACTGTGAAGAACAGATTGAAGTCACAAATCAATGTGTAA
- a CDS encoding PIN/TRAM domain-containing protein: protein MLKKVILTFLGLCGAWAGYVIYDLLGQSFPEWITLFGGSGSVSGGLVFAALGAILFMLIGSISAEPFISKIQSFVSSFSTMPMNELTAGATGLTGGLLMALLLYPSLAWLGTAGQLLGVGVTLICGYMGLRIAMEKRSELATLWTSGRWGREELSDERKLEEHKILDTSVIIDGRIADICKTGFIEGTIVIPEFVLEELQHIADSSDLLKRNRGRRGLDILNKIQKELEIKVWIYEGDFEDITEVDSKLVKLAKVLQGKVVTNDFNLNKVCELQGVSVLNINDLANAVKPVVLPGEEIMVQVIKDGKEHGQGVAYLDDGTMIVVEGGRDYIGTLMEVLVTSVLQTSAGRMIFAKPKLLEKAQ from the coding sequence ATGTTGAAAAAGGTAATATTAACATTTCTCGGGCTATGTGGTGCATGGGCGGGCTATGTAATCTACGATCTGTTAGGGCAGTCGTTCCCAGAATGGATAACCCTATTTGGTGGGAGTGGCAGTGTATCAGGAGGATTGGTCTTTGCAGCGTTAGGTGCAATTTTATTTATGTTGATTGGCTCAATAAGTGCAGAACCCTTTATCAGTAAAATTCAGTCATTTGTGAGTTCTTTCTCAACGATGCCCATGAATGAATTGACGGCAGGAGCCACGGGATTAACAGGTGGCCTTCTAATGGCGTTGTTGTTGTATCCTAGCCTCGCTTGGCTCGGAACAGCGGGACAGTTGCTTGGCGTCGGAGTGACGCTTATATGCGGTTATATGGGTCTTAGAATCGCGATGGAGAAACGAAGCGAATTAGCGACCTTATGGACATCAGGTCGATGGGGCCGTGAGGAACTTTCCGATGAGAGAAAGCTAGAAGAACATAAAATATTGGATACGAGTGTTATCATCGATGGGCGTATCGCTGACATTTGTAAGACGGGATTTATTGAGGGGACGATTGTGATCCCTGAGTTCGTGCTTGAAGAGTTACAGCATATCGCTGACTCATCAGATCTGCTTAAGCGTAATCGAGGCCGTAGAGGACTTGATATTCTGAATAAGATTCAAAAAGAATTAGAAATTAAAGTGTGGATCTACGAGGGAGATTTTGAAGATATTACGGAAGTCGATAGTAAACTTGTAAAGTTGGCTAAGGTGCTGCAAGGGAAAGTGGTCACGAATGATTTCAATTTAAACAAAGTATGTGAGTTACAAGGAGTATCCGTTCTAAATATCAACGATCTTGCGAATGCGGTTAAGCCTGTTGTTCTTCCAGGTGAAGAGATTATGGTCCAGGTTATTAAAGACGGTAAAGAGCATGGACAGGGTGTAGCCTATCTGGATGATGGGACGATGATTGTAGTCGAAGGTGGGCGTGATTATATCGGAACGCTCATGGAAGTGTTAGTGACTAGCGTTCTTCAGACCTCTGCAGGACGAATGATCTTTGCGAAACCGAAACTGTTGGAAAAAGCACAGTAA
- the clpC gene encoding ATP-dependent protease ATP-binding subunit ClpC: MMFGRFTERAQKVLALAQEEAVRLGHNNIGTEHILLGLIREGDGIAAKALIGLGLGLEKIQDEVETLIGRGQEQPTNIAYTPRAKKVIELSMDEARKLGHTYVGTEHILLGLIREGEGVAARVLNNLGISLNKARQQVLQLLGSSETVSSHSGTPANVNTPTLDSLARDLTAYAKEGNLDPVIGRSKEIERVIQVLSRRTKNNPVLIGEPGVGKTAIAEGLAQKIINNEIPETLRDKRVMTLDMGSVVAGTKYRGEFEDRLKKIMDEIRQAGNIILFIDELHTLIGAGGAEGAIDASNILKPSLARGELQCIGATTLDEYRKYIEKDAALERRFQPITVDQPSPEEAVQILFGLRDRYEAHHRVKITDEAVIEAVKLSDRYIPDRFLPDKAIDLIDEAGSKVRLNSYTIPPNLKDLESRLEDIRKEKDASVQSQEFEKAAALRDTEQKIREELDVTKNQWKEKQGSTDAEVTPDDIAQIVASWTGIPVSKLKEEETQRLLNMESILHERLVGQEEAVKAVSKAVRRARAGLKDPKRPMGSFVFLGPTGVGKTELARALAEALFGDDNAVVRIDMSEYMEKHATSRLVGAPPGYVGYEEGGQLTEKVRRKPYSVVLLDEIEKAHPEVFNILLQVLEDGRLTDSKGRVVDFRNTLIIMTSNVGAEAIRRNSTLGFTAVQDGGADYSNMKDKVMGELKKTFRPEFLNRIDEIIVFHSLEEKHIAEIVTLMSEELRKRLKEHEVDFILTDEAKAFLAKEGYDPAFGARPLRRAIQKHIEDRLSEELLIGNISKGDSLIIDKGEDGLIVTKKDSSDLSQETV; this comes from the coding sequence ATGATGTTCGGGAGATTTACGGAACGTGCGCAGAAAGTACTTGCTTTAGCTCAAGAGGAAGCAGTTCGTTTAGGACACAATAATATTGGTACAGAGCATATTTTACTTGGTCTAATTCGTGAAGGAGATGGGATTGCTGCGAAGGCACTCATTGGATTAGGTCTAGGACTTGAGAAGATACAAGACGAAGTGGAGACTTTAATTGGTCGTGGACAAGAGCAACCAACGAATATCGCTTACACACCACGTGCGAAGAAAGTCATTGAACTTTCAATGGATGAAGCCCGTAAACTGGGTCATACTTACGTAGGTACAGAGCATATTCTGCTTGGTCTAATTCGTGAGGGTGAAGGTGTAGCTGCACGAGTATTGAATAATTTAGGGATCAGCTTGAATAAAGCGCGCCAACAAGTCCTTCAACTACTTGGAAGTAGTGAAACTGTATCTAGCCATAGTGGTACACCAGCTAATGTGAATACACCAACATTGGACAGCTTAGCTCGCGATCTAACGGCGTATGCCAAAGAAGGTAATCTGGATCCTGTCATTGGCCGTAGTAAGGAGATTGAAAGAGTTATCCAAGTTCTTAGTCGTCGGACCAAGAATAATCCAGTCTTGATTGGTGAACCTGGAGTTGGTAAAACAGCGATAGCCGAAGGACTTGCACAGAAAATAATTAACAATGAAATTCCTGAGACGCTTCGTGACAAACGTGTCATGACACTCGATATGGGATCAGTGGTTGCCGGTACGAAATACCGTGGTGAATTCGAAGATCGTCTGAAGAAGATTATGGATGAAATTCGCCAAGCTGGTAATATCATATTATTCATTGATGAATTGCATACATTGATTGGTGCTGGTGGAGCTGAAGGCGCGATTGATGCTTCTAATATACTTAAACCTTCACTTGCTCGTGGTGAATTGCAATGTATAGGTGCTACAACGTTGGATGAATATCGTAAGTATATTGAGAAAGATGCAGCATTAGAGCGTCGTTTCCAACCTATTACGGTGGATCAGCCGTCACCAGAAGAAGCAGTTCAGATTCTATTCGGACTACGTGATCGTTATGAAGCACATCACCGTGTGAAGATTACGGATGAAGCCGTTATTGAAGCTGTTAAATTATCGGATCGTTATATTCCAGATCGTTTCTTGCCGGATAAGGCGATTGACCTAATAGATGAAGCTGGTTCAAAAGTAAGATTGAATTCATACACGATCCCACCTAACTTAAAAGATTTAGAAAGTCGTCTTGAAGATATTCGTAAGGAGAAGGATGCTTCTGTGCAAAGTCAGGAATTTGAAAAGGCAGCGGCACTCCGTGATACAGAACAGAAGATTCGTGAAGAGTTAGATGTTACGAAGAATCAGTGGAAAGAGAAACAAGGAAGTACCGACGCAGAAGTTACACCTGATGATATCGCGCAAATCGTGGCGAGTTGGACGGGGATTCCTGTTAGCAAACTAAAGGAAGAAGAAACACAACGGCTTCTGAATATGGAATCTATTCTACATGAACGTCTTGTGGGCCAAGAAGAAGCAGTCAAAGCCGTAAGTAAAGCCGTTCGTCGTGCTCGCGCGGGTCTTAAAGATCCGAAGCGCCCAATGGGTTCGTTCGTGTTCCTAGGACCAACTGGTGTAGGTAAGACAGAACTAGCACGTGCACTAGCTGAGGCGTTATTCGGTGATGATAATGCTGTGGTTCGGATCGATATGTCTGAGTACATGGAGAAACATGCTACTTCCCGCTTGGTTGGAGCACCTCCAGGATATGTAGGGTATGAAGAAGGTGGGCAATTAACAGAGAAAGTACGTCGTAAACCTTATTCTGTCGTGCTTTTAGATGAGATTGAGAAGGCACACCCTGAAGTGTTTAATATCCTGTTACAAGTACTTGAAGATGGTCGATTGACTGATTCTAAAGGCCGTGTAGTGGATTTCCGTAATACACTGATTATTATGACTTCAAATGTAGGTGCTGAAGCGATTAGACGTAATTCAACGTTGGGCTTTACAGCAGTACAAGATGGTGGAGCAGATTACTCCAACATGAAAGATAAAGTGATGGGTGAGTTGAAGAAAACCTTCCGTCCTGAATTCTTGAACCGGATCGATGAGATAATTGTGTTCCACTCCTTGGAAGAGAAGCATATTGCAGAGATTGTGACATTAATGTCCGAAGAACTTCGTAAGCGTCTGAAGGAACATGAAGTTGATTTCATTTTAACGGATGAAGCTAAAGCTTTCCTAGCCAAGGAAGGTTATGATCCTGCCTTTGGTGCTCGTCCACTTCGTCGGGCAATCCAGAAGCATATCGAAGATCGATTATCTGAAGAGTTGCTTATAGGTAATATCAGTAAAGGTGATTCACTTATTATTGATAAAGGTGAAGATGGATTGATTGTAACGAAGAAGGATTCATCAGATCTGTCACAAGAGACCGTGTAA
- the radA gene encoding DNA repair protein RadA, translating into MAKLKTKFNCTECGYDSPKWYGKCPGCQAWNSMVEETDSVIKTQGMNSSLFQSKEKPLSIINIESSKEGRVLTGIGELNRVLGGGIVPGSLILVGGDPGIGKSTLLLQASHSLSISGLRVLYISGEESVQQTKLRADRLGALSPELYVLCETNMESIEEAIESVKPDFLVIDSIQTVYLPEVTSAPGSVAQVRECTARFMRVSKGQGIATVLVGHVTKEGAIAGPRMLEHMVDCVLYFEGERHHTYRLLRAVKNRFGSTNEIGIFEMGESGLNEVENPSELFLSERPLGVAGSSVVASMEGTRPVLVELQALITTTNFPAPRRMCTGIDHHRMNLIIAVLEKRMGLSLQNQDAYLNVAGGVKLDEPAVDLAIAVSIASSLRDLSTKPFDVFFGEVGLTGEVRGVSRAEQRVKEAEKLGFKRVILPEKSLKGWRHPKGIELIGVTTVAQALKAALD; encoded by the coding sequence ATGGCTAAGCTTAAAACAAAATTTAACTGTACCGAGTGTGGTTATGATTCACCTAAATGGTATGGTAAATGTCCAGGTTGTCAGGCTTGGAATTCAATGGTGGAGGAGACCGATAGTGTCATTAAGACACAAGGTATGAACTCTTCTCTTTTTCAGAGTAAAGAAAAGCCACTTTCCATCATAAATATAGAAAGCAGCAAGGAAGGAAGAGTGCTTACAGGAATTGGGGAATTGAATCGTGTACTTGGTGGAGGAATTGTTCCAGGATCACTTATTCTTGTAGGTGGGGATCCGGGTATTGGGAAGTCCACTTTACTGTTGCAGGCGTCACATTCCCTCTCTATTTCTGGGCTTCGAGTATTGTATATTTCGGGTGAAGAATCCGTACAGCAGACGAAGTTACGTGCTGATCGACTTGGAGCACTCTCACCTGAGCTATATGTTTTGTGTGAGACTAATATGGAATCAATAGAAGAAGCTATTGAGAGTGTTAAGCCTGACTTTCTGGTGATTGATTCTATCCAGACCGTCTATTTACCTGAAGTAACAAGTGCCCCAGGAAGTGTAGCTCAAGTCCGTGAATGTACTGCTCGTTTCATGCGTGTCTCTAAGGGGCAAGGTATTGCTACCGTACTAGTCGGTCATGTAACTAAAGAGGGTGCTATTGCAGGGCCGAGAATGCTTGAACATATGGTGGATTGTGTACTTTATTTCGAAGGTGAGAGACATCATACGTACCGATTGCTCAGAGCCGTTAAGAACCGGTTTGGATCGACGAATGAAATTGGTATTTTTGAAATGGGTGAAAGTGGGCTTAACGAAGTGGAGAACCCATCCGAACTGTTCTTATCGGAGCGACCACTAGGCGTTGCAGGTTCATCCGTTGTTGCTAGTATGGAGGGCACAAGACCGGTACTTGTAGAATTACAAGCATTGATTACTACTACCAATTTCCCAGCACCGCGTCGAATGTGTACAGGGATTGATCACCACCGTATGAATCTTATTATTGCTGTCTTGGAGAAAAGAATGGGCTTGTCCCTTCAGAATCAGGATGCATATCTGAATGTTGCTGGTGGAGTCAAACTTGATGAACCTGCAGTTGACTTAGCTATCGCAGTGAGTATAGCTTCTAGCCTTCGAGATCTATCAACCAAACCCTTTGATGTATTCTTTGGAGAGGTTGGGTTAACAGGTGAAGTAAGAGGTGTATCCCGTGCAGAGCAACGTGTTAAGGAAGCAGAGAAATTAGGATTCAAAAGAGTAATTTTGCCTGAGAAGAGCCTGAAAGGATGGCGTCATCCCAAAGGAATAGAGCTAATTGGCGTAACTACGGTAGCGCAGGCACTAAAGGCGGCTTTAGATTGA
- the ispD gene encoding 2-C-methyl-D-erythritol 4-phosphate cytidylyltransferase, which translates to MDNSLGIIIVSAGKGSRMGTEESKQYLLLNDKPIIIHTLEVFNRLPLVKEIVLVTGLHDVERAEAWVQQYKLDKVVKVIPGGSERQYSVYKGLLEINTDWVMVHDGVRPFVEAGDIEACYQMALRTGASVLAVPVKDTIKKVDDSGIIVATPDRQSLWAIQTPQTFRVSELLRAHEEAQSTGFVGTDDSMLVERLGVQVAVVQGDYSNIKLTTPDDLEYASFIEKRKGEGRR; encoded by the coding sequence ATGGACAATAGTCTGGGGATCATTATTGTATCAGCGGGTAAAGGTTCTCGTATGGGTACAGAAGAGAGCAAACAGTATTTATTACTAAACGATAAACCCATTATTATTCATACACTTGAAGTATTCAATAGGTTGCCGTTGGTGAAGGAGATTGTTCTCGTTACGGGACTACATGATGTCGAACGCGCTGAGGCATGGGTACAGCAATATAAGTTGGACAAGGTGGTAAAGGTAATACCCGGGGGTAGTGAGAGACAATACTCCGTATATAAAGGATTACTAGAAATTAATACCGATTGGGTTATGGTCCATGATGGTGTGAGGCCGTTTGTGGAAGCGGGTGATATTGAAGCATGTTATCAAATGGCACTCCGTACCGGGGCTTCAGTATTAGCAGTTCCTGTGAAAGATACAATCAAAAAAGTTGATGATTCGGGTATTATTGTGGCGACACCTGATCGTCAAAGTCTGTGGGCTATTCAGACCCCACAGACTTTTCGTGTTTCAGAACTTCTGAGGGCTCATGAAGAGGCCCAAAGTACGGGCTTTGTAGGAACTGATGATTCTATGCTAGTGGAGCGTTTAGGTGTGCAAGTCGCTGTCGTACAGGGAGATTATTCGAATATTAAGCTAACAACACCTGACGACTTGGAGTATGCGTCATTTATAGAGAAACGTAAGGGAGAGGGAAGACGATGA
- the pssA gene encoding CDP-diacylglycerol--serine O-phosphatidyltransferase, whose product MITKSIPNMFTIGNLALGMIALILALNGKYSMAAIMIIIAMLLDGLDGRVARALHVQSEFGKELDSLSDVISFGAAPALLMYMVTLQSMPESIAWTATVIFPICGAIRLARFNVRAGTTGYFIGLPIPAAGGVLATLSLFHNEISGTYMIIIMLLLSYLMVSRVKYPNFKKVGLPKKAVLGAPIVIVIAVAIAVIFPEQISKLIFIPLVIYAIYGVKQNIETALRRRRHKKKEEDPLHLDN is encoded by the coding sequence ATGATAACAAAGTCAATTCCAAACATGTTTACAATAGGTAACCTAGCTCTTGGAATGATTGCGCTAATTTTGGCATTGAACGGCAAGTACAGTATGGCTGCAATAATGATTATTATTGCTATGTTATTGGACGGTCTAGATGGGCGCGTAGCAAGAGCACTGCATGTACAAAGTGAATTTGGAAAAGAACTTGATTCACTTTCGGATGTGATCTCTTTTGGAGCAGCACCTGCACTTCTTATGTATATGGTAACATTACAGAGTATGCCGGAGTCAATTGCTTGGACTGCAACAGTTATCTTTCCGATCTGTGGAGCTATTCGTCTAGCCCGATTTAACGTTAGGGCAGGAACCACAGGTTATTTCATTGGATTACCTATTCCAGCTGCTGGAGGCGTTTTGGCAACATTATCACTTTTTCATAATGAGATCTCAGGAACTTATATGATTATAATTATGTTATTGCTATCTTATCTAATGGTTAGCAGGGTCAAATACCCTAACTTTAAGAAGGTCGGTCTTCCTAAAAAGGCAGTGCTTGGCGCACCGATTGTCATTGTTATTGCTGTAGCTATTGCAGTAATCTTTCCAGAACAAATATCGAAATTAATCTTTATTCCGCTTGTCATATACGCTATATATGGTGTGAAGCAAAATATAGAGACAGCTTTGAGGCGTCGTCGCCACAAGAAGAAAGAGGAAGACCCCCTTCATTTAGACAATTAA
- a CDS encoding DUF1573 domain-containing protein — translation MSSLSLQDFQNQVSDLLLRHRSLLDVMSKNGQSSASLNRAVVKAVTDCGCIEIHASQQTFEPELDLASSKDVVGTHVSGHLCENCREIISTELGRNMFYMSALCNLLEINMDEVVQEESKKCSTLGLFNMS, via the coding sequence ATGAGCTCGCTTAGTTTACAAGATTTCCAGAATCAAGTATCAGATTTATTACTTCGTCACCGCAGTCTGCTTGATGTCATGTCTAAGAATGGACAGAGTAGCGCGTCATTGAATAGGGCCGTTGTCAAAGCTGTAACCGACTGCGGTTGTATTGAAATACACGCTTCCCAACAAACTTTTGAACCGGAATTAGATCTTGCTTCTTCGAAAGATGTTGTGGGAACCCATGTATCTGGACATTTATGCGAGAACTGTAGAGAAATTATCAGCACCGAATTAGGCCGGAACATGTTCTATATGTCTGCTTTGTGTAACTTACTTGAGATTAATATGGACGAAGTTGTTCAAGAAGAATCGAAGAAATGTTCCACATTGGGTTTATTCAATATGTCGTAG
- the epsC gene encoding serine O-acetyltransferase EpsC produces the protein MFKNMKSDIQAVFENDPAARGLFEVIFTYSGLHAIWAQRIAHIFYKRHWFTLARIISQCSRFMTGIEIHPGATIGQRLFIDHGMGVVIGETCEIGDDVVIYQGVTLGGTGKEKGKRHPTIGNNVVIASGAKVLGSFTVGDQSNIGANSVVLKEVPPNSTVVGIPGKIVKKDGRRVDRLSHQLPDPVIDAMHEMQVQIHELRVELNRVQQENKQLIKEEVETRTRMNERI, from the coding sequence ATGTTTAAGAATATGAAATCAGATATCCAAGCGGTATTTGAAAACGATCCTGCGGCTAGAGGTTTATTCGAGGTCATCTTTACGTATTCTGGACTTCACGCGATTTGGGCACAGCGGATCGCACATATTTTTTACAAGCGTCATTGGTTTACATTGGCAAGGATCATTTCACAGTGCAGCCGGTTTATGACGGGAATTGAAATTCACCCGGGTGCAACAATCGGTCAACGTTTATTCATCGATCATGGGATGGGAGTCGTTATCGGAGAGACTTGTGAAATTGGAGATGATGTTGTGATTTACCAAGGGGTGACTCTTGGAGGGACTGGTAAGGAAAAGGGTAAACGGCATCCTACTATTGGTAATAATGTTGTTATAGCATCAGGTGCTAAGGTGCTGGGTTCTTTTACTGTGGGCGACCAATCTAATATAGGGGCTAACTCTGTTGTTCTGAAGGAGGTTCCACCGAATAGTACCGTGGTTGGTATTCCGGGTAAGATTGTTAAGAAGGATGGAAGACGTGTTGATCGTCTTAGTCATCAATTGCCAGATCCAGTCATAGATGCTATGCATGAAATGCAAGTTCAAATACACGAACTTCGAGTGGAATTGAATCGAGTACAACAAGAAAATAAACAGCTTATTAAAGAAGAAGTAGAAACCAGAACAAGAATGAACGAGAGGATTTGA
- the ispF gene encoding 2-C-methyl-D-erythritol 2,4-cyclodiphosphate synthase codes for MIRVGQGFDVHQLVEGRPCIIGGVTIPYELGLAGHSDADVLLHAVTDAILGALTLGDIGKHFPDTDPNYKDADSLKLLEHVWNLAKEKGYRLGNIDSTIIAQKPKMAPYIPQITEVIAKVLNAELSQVNVKATTTEQLGFTGRGEGIAAQSIVCLTKDMLSS; via the coding sequence ATGATACGAGTGGGCCAAGGATTTGATGTGCATCAATTGGTTGAAGGTAGGCCATGCATTATTGGGGGAGTAACTATTCCGTATGAGTTAGGTTTAGCAGGACATTCAGATGCTGACGTATTGTTGCATGCAGTCACAGATGCAATCCTAGGCGCATTAACATTGGGTGACATTGGGAAGCATTTCCCAGATACGGATCCAAATTATAAAGATGCTGATAGTCTCAAATTGTTAGAACATGTGTGGAATCTAGCCAAGGAAAAAGGATATCGCCTAGGTAATATTGATTCTACTATTATTGCTCAAAAACCGAAGATGGCTCCTTATATTCCCCAAATCACGGAGGTAATCGCTAAGGTGCTGAATGCTGAACTTAGCCAAGTAAACGTGAAGGCAACGACAACAGAGCAATTAGGATTCACGGGTAGAGGCGAAGGGATCGCAGCCCAATCTATTGTATGCTTAACTAAAGATATGCTATCATCATGA